The Salmonella enterica subsp. houtenae serovar Houten genome has a segment encoding these proteins:
- the fdoI gene encoding formate dehydrogenase-O gamma subunit, with amino-acid sequence MKRRDTIVRYTAPERINHWIVAFCFVLAAVSGLGFLFPSFNWLMHIMGTPQLARIVHPFVGVVMFASFIIMFFRYWHHNLINRDDIFWAKNIRKIVVNEEVGDTGRYNFGQKCVFWAAIIFLVLLLASGVIIWRPYFAPAFSIPVIRFALMLHSFAAVALIVVIMVHIYAALWVKGTITAMVEGWVTRSWAKKHHPRWYREVRKTTEKETE; translated from the coding sequence ATGAAACGACGTGACACCATCGTGCGCTATACGGCGCCGGAACGCATCAACCACTGGATCGTCGCCTTCTGCTTCGTGCTGGCGGCGGTGAGCGGGTTGGGCTTTTTATTCCCATCCTTCAACTGGCTGATGCATATCATGGGCACCCCACAACTGGCGCGAATTGTGCACCCGTTTGTGGGCGTTGTTATGTTTGCCTCGTTCATCATCATGTTTTTCCGTTACTGGCACCACAATCTTATTAATCGGGATGATATCTTTTGGGCGAAGAATATTCGTAAAATTGTCGTCAACGAGGAAGTAGGTGACACGGGACGTTATAACTTCGGCCAGAAATGCGTATTCTGGGCGGCGATTATCTTCCTGGTGCTGTTGCTGGCGAGCGGGGTGATTATCTGGCGTCCGTACTTTGCGCCTGCTTTCTCAATCCCGGTGATCCGATTCGCGTTAATGTTGCATTCTTTTGCCGCAGTAGCATTAATTGTGGTTATCATGGTGCATATCTACGCCGCCCTTTGGGTGAAAGGCACCATTACCGCGATGGTGGAAGGCTGGGTAACCCGGTCGTGGGCGAAGAAACATCACCCACGCTGGTACCGAGAAGTCCGCAAGACAACGGAAAAAGAAACTGAATGA
- the fdhE gene encoding FdhE protein, whose product MSIRIIPQDELGSSEKRTADMIPPLLFPRLKNVYNRRAERLRELAENNPLGDYLRFAALIAHAQEVVLYDHPLEMDLTVRIKEANNQGKPPLDIHVLPRDKHWQKLLHSLIAELKPEMSGPALAVIENLEKASEQELEQMASALFASDFASVSSDKAPFIWAALSLYWAQMASLIPGKARAEYGEARQYCPVCGSMPVSSMVQIGTTQGLRYLHCNLCETEWHVVRVKCSNCEQSRDLHYWSLENEQAAVKAESCGDCGTYLKILYQEKDPKVEAVADDLASLVLDARMEQEGFARSSINPFLFPGEGE is encoded by the coding sequence ATGAGTATTCGCATAATCCCGCAAGATGAGCTGGGGTCGAGCGAGAAACGTACGGCGGATATGATTCCGCCGTTATTGTTCCCCCGACTCAAAAACGTCTACAACCGCCGCGCCGAACGTCTGCGCGAGCTGGCTGAAAATAACCCGCTGGGCGATTACCTGCGCTTTGCCGCGCTTATCGCGCACGCGCAGGAAGTGGTGCTGTACGACCATCCGCTGGAGATGGATCTGACCGTTCGTATTAAAGAAGCGAACAACCAGGGCAAGCCGCCGCTGGATATCCACGTGCTGCCGCGTGATAAGCACTGGCAAAAACTGCTGCATTCGTTGATTGCCGAGCTAAAACCCGAGATGAGTGGCCCCGCGCTGGCGGTGATTGAGAATCTGGAGAAAGCATCAGAGCAGGAGCTGGAGCAGATGGCCAGCGCGCTGTTTGCCTCGGATTTTGCCTCCGTCAGCAGCGATAAAGCCCCGTTTATCTGGGCCGCGCTCTCCCTTTACTGGGCACAAATGGCCAGCTTGATCCCAGGCAAAGCCCGCGCGGAATACGGCGAAGCGCGCCAGTATTGCCCGGTGTGCGGTTCGATGCCGGTCTCCAGTATGGTGCAGATCGGCACCACGCAGGGGCTGCGTTATCTGCACTGTAACCTGTGCGAAACCGAGTGGCATGTGGTCCGCGTAAAATGCAGTAACTGCGAACAGAGCCGCGACTTACACTACTGGTCGCTGGAAAATGAGCAGGCTGCGGTGAAAGCCGAAAGCTGCGGCGATTGTGGGACTTATCTGAAGATTCTGTATCAGGAAAAAGACCCGAAAGTCGAAGCCGTTGCCGACGATCTCGCCTCGCTGGTGCTGGACGCGCGCATGGAACAGGAGGGCTTCGCCCGCAGTTCCATTAACCCGTTCCTGTTCCCTGGCGAAGGGGAATAA
- a CDS encoding Cro/Cl family transcriptional regulator: MDKALFERLTKSMSQMNEIAEGARQPSRTFYIDAMKIKEIRQASGLSQTKFADLISVSVDTLRNWEQGRRSPTGPAKALLRAIANDPEHVIPALGC, from the coding sequence ATGGATAAAGCGTTATTTGAACGTTTAACGAAAAGTATGTCTCAAATGAATGAGATTGCTGAGGGAGCCCGCCAGCCTTCACGCACCTTTTATATTGATGCCATGAAAATTAAAGAAATTCGACAAGCCTCTGGATTATCACAGACTAAATTTGCAGATTTAATTTCCGTTAGCGTCGATACGTTGCGCAATTGGGAGCAAGGCCGACGTTCGCCTACCGGGCCAGCAAAAGCCTTGCTGCGCGCGATCGCTAATGACCCTGAACATGTGATACCCGCGTTGGGCTGTTAA
- the SBOV41071_2 gene encoding Uncharacterised protein, translating into MIFIETEIFTEDVKNLLDDDEYHRLQLLLAIQPDSGDLIQDAGGLRKVRWGVRGRGTRSGVRIIYFYRVSRSEIRLLLIYKKGIKDDLTAQEKAVLRMLNERW; encoded by the coding sequence ATGATATTCATAGAAACGGAAATCTTTACCGAAGACGTCAAAAATCTGTTGGATGACGATGAGTACCACAGATTACAACTTCTCCTTGCGATACAACCTGATAGTGGTGATCTTATACAGGATGCCGGTGGTTTGAGGAAGGTTCGTTGGGGCGTTCGGGGAAGGGGGACGCGTAGCGGCGTAAGAATCATTTACTTTTACCGAGTCAGTCGATCTGAAATTCGCCTGCTACTCATTTATAAGAAAGGTATTAAAGATGATTTAACCGCGCAAGAAAAAGCGGTGCTTCGTATGTTGAATGAGAGGTGGTAG
- the yiiD gene encoding acetyltransferase gives MYHLRVPQTEEELERYYQFRWEMLRKPLHQPKGSERDGWDALAHHQMVVDEEGNLVAVGRLYINADNEASIRFMAVHPSVQDKGLGTLMAMTLESVARQEGVKRVTCSAREDAVEFFAKLGFVNQGEITTPTTTPIRHFLMIKPVASLDDILHRGDWCGQLQQAWYEHIPLSEKMGVRIQQYTGQKFITTMPETGNQNPHHTVFAGSLFSLATLTGWGLIWLMLRERHLGGTIILADAHIRYSKPISGKPNAVADLGSLSGDLDRLARGKKARVQLQVELLGGDTTGAIFEGIYIVLPAKPFGPYEEGGNEEE, from the coding sequence ATGTATCACCTTCGAGTTCCGCAAACAGAAGAAGAATTAGAACGTTACTACCAGTTTCGCTGGGAGATGCTGCGTAAACCACTGCACCAGCCGAAAGGGTCGGAACGGGATGGCTGGGATGCGTTGGCGCACCATCAAATGGTGGTGGACGAAGAGGGAAATTTAGTGGCAGTGGGCCGCCTGTATATCAATGCAGATAACGAGGCGTCTATTCGTTTTATGGCTGTACATCCCTCGGTACAGGATAAAGGGCTGGGGACATTAATGGCGATGACCCTGGAGTCTGTCGCCCGTCAGGAAGGCGTTAAGCGCGTCACCTGCAGCGCGCGCGAAGATGCGGTTGAGTTCTTTGCCAAACTCGGATTTGTCAATCAGGGGGAGATTACTACGCCCACAACCACGCCAATCCGCCATTTTCTGATGATTAAACCGGTAGCCTCACTGGATGATATCCTGCATCGCGGCGACTGGTGCGGGCAGCTTCAGCAGGCCTGGTATGAGCACATTCCATTGAGCGAAAAAATGGGGGTGCGCATTCAGCAGTACACCGGGCAAAAATTTATTACCACGATGCCGGAAACCGGTAATCAAAATCCGCATCATACGGTGTTTGCCGGCAGCCTGTTCTCCCTGGCGACGCTGACCGGATGGGGACTTATCTGGCTGATGCTCCGTGAACGCCACCTGGGCGGGACGATTATTCTTGCTGACGCCCATATTCGCTACAGTAAACCGATTAGCGGAAAGCCAAACGCAGTGGCTGATTTGGGGTCGCTAAGCGGTGATTTGGACAGGCTGGCGCGGGGTAAAAAAGCGCGTGTCCAGTTGCAGGTTGAACTCCTGGGCGGCGATACCACCGGGGCAATTTTCGAAGGCATTTATATCGTACTACCAGCGAAACCGTTCGGTCCGTATGAAGAGGGCGGCAACGAGGAGGAGTAG
- the dtd gene encoding D-tyrosyl-tRNA(Tyr) deacylase, whose product MIALIQRVTRASVTVEDEATGEIGPGLLVLLGVEKEDDEQKANRLCERVLGYRIFSDADGKMNLNVQQAGGSVLVVSQFTLAADTERGMRPSFSGGAAPDRAQALYEYFVERCRQQSINTQTGRFAADMQVELVNDGPVTFWLQV is encoded by the coding sequence ATGATTGCATTAATTCAACGCGTAACCCGTGCCAGCGTCACCGTGGAGGACGAGGCGACGGGTGAAATCGGCCCAGGACTTTTGGTGTTATTGGGTGTCGAAAAAGAAGATGACGAACAAAAAGCGAATCGTCTGTGCGAGCGCGTGCTGGGATACCGTATCTTCAGCGATGCTGACGGCAAGATGAATTTGAATGTACAACAGGCTGGCGGCAGCGTGCTGGTGGTGTCGCAGTTTACGCTGGCGGCAGATACCGAGCGCGGTATGCGACCGAGCTTTTCCGGCGGGGCTGCGCCGGATCGCGCGCAGGCGCTTTATGAATATTTTGTCGAACGCTGCCGCCAGCAGTCGATAAACACGCAAACCGGACGCTTCGCTGCCGATATGCAGGTTGAGCTGGTTAATGATGGTCCCGTGACATTCTGGCTCCAGGTATGA
- the rbn gene encoding ribonuclease BN, whose amino-acid sequence MTTLAGNLAYVSLLSLVPLIAVVFALFAAFPMFSDVSIQLRHFIFANFMPATGDVIQRYIEQFVANSNKMTAVGACGLIVTALLLMYAIDSALNTIWRSKRTRPKVYSFAVYWMILTLGPLLAGASLAISSYLLSLRWASDLNTVIDNVLRIFPLLLSWIAFWLLYSIVPTTRVPNRDALVGAFVAALLFEAGKKGFALYITMFPSYQLIYGVLAVIPILFVWVYWTWCIVLLGAEITVTLGEYRKLKQAAEQEEADQP is encoded by the coding sequence ATGACGACTCTGGCGGGAAACCTCGCCTATGTCTCATTACTCTCCTTAGTACCGCTTATTGCCGTCGTTTTTGCTCTTTTCGCTGCTTTTCCGATGTTTTCTGATGTCAGCATTCAGTTACGCCATTTTATTTTTGCTAACTTTATGCCAGCCACCGGAGATGTGATTCAGCGCTATATTGAGCAGTTTGTCGCTAACTCCAACAAAATGACGGCGGTGGGCGCCTGTGGACTGATTGTGACGGCATTGCTGTTGATGTACGCCATTGATAGCGCCTTAAATACTATCTGGCGCAGCAAACGCACACGGCCAAAAGTGTACTCTTTTGCGGTGTACTGGATGATCCTCACGCTCGGCCCGCTTCTCGCTGGCGCCAGCCTGGCGATCAGCTCCTACCTGCTTTCTTTACGTTGGGCCAGCGATCTGAATACGGTCATCGACAATGTATTGCGCATCTTTCCGCTGCTGCTCTCGTGGATCGCATTCTGGTTACTTTACAGTATTGTCCCAACGACTCGCGTACCGAACCGTGACGCCCTTGTCGGCGCGTTTGTCGCAGCTTTACTGTTTGAAGCTGGAAAGAAAGGTTTCGCGCTTTATATCACCATGTTCCCGTCATATCAGCTCATTTATGGCGTGCTGGCAGTGATCCCTATCCTGTTTGTCTGGGTATACTGGACCTGGTGTATAGTCTTGCTTGGCGCAGAAATAACTGTCACTCTCGGGGAATACCGAAAACTCAAACAAGCCGCAGAACAAGAAGAAGCTGACCAACCATGA
- the yihX gene encoding haloacid dehalogenase-like hydrolase codes for MLYIFDLGNVIVDIDFNRVLGVWSDLSRVPLASLKQKFTMSETFHQHERGEITDEAFAEAFCHEMALSLSYEQFAHGWQAVFVGLRPEVIAIMHKLREQGHRVVVLSNTNRLHTHFWPEEYPEVRAAADHIYLSQDLGMRKPEARIYQHVLQKEGFSAADAVFFDDNADNIEGANQLGITSILVKDKTTIPDYFAKLLC; via the coding sequence ATGCTCTACATCTTTGATTTAGGTAATGTGATTGTCGACATCGACTTTAACCGCGTATTAGGTGTGTGGAGCGACCTGAGTCGAGTACCGCTGGCTTCGCTGAAGCAAAAATTTACGATGAGCGAGACTTTTCACCAGCATGAACGCGGTGAGATAACTGACGAAGCGTTTGCTGAAGCTTTCTGTCATGAAATGGCGTTATCGCTCAGTTATGAACAATTCGCGCACGGTTGGCAGGCGGTATTTGTCGGATTACGGCCCGAAGTGATTGCTATCATGCATAAACTGCGCGAGCAGGGGCATCGCGTGGTGGTGTTATCTAATACTAACCGACTGCATACCCACTTCTGGCCGGAGGAATATCCGGAGGTTCGCGCTGCCGCCGACCATATCTATTTATCGCAGGATTTGGGAATGCGTAAGCCGGAAGCGCGTATTTATCAGCACGTCCTGCAGAAAGAAGGTTTTTCCGCCGCCGATGCGGTCTTTTTCGACGACAATGCCGATAATATAGAAGGGGCCAACCAGTTGGGGATCACCAGCATTCTGGTGAAGGATAAAACCACCATCCCTGACTATTTCGCGAAGCTGTTATGCTAA
- the yihW gene encoding DeoR family transcriptional regulator, translated as MSLTELTGNPRHDRLLMLIDERGYMNIDELACLLEVSTQTVRRDIRKLSEQGLITRHHGGAGRASSVVNTAFEQREVSWTQEKKAIAEAVADYIPDGSTIFITIGTTVEQVARALLNHNHLRIITNSLRVAHILYNNPRFEVMVPGGTLRPHNSGIIGPSATAFVAGFRADYLVTSVGAIESDGALLEFDVNEASVVKTMMAHSRHILLAADHTKYHASAAVEIGNVSQITALFTDEYPGPALQNLLQSQQIDVVQVSPSLGDAVSA; from the coding sequence ATGAGTCTTACCGAACTGACCGGTAATCCGCGACACGATCGGCTGTTAATGCTCATTGATGAGCGCGGCTATATGAATATCGATGAGTTAGCCTGTTTGTTGGAGGTTTCTACCCAGACGGTTCGCCGCGATATTCGTAAATTAAGCGAGCAGGGGCTGATTACGCGTCATCACGGCGGCGCCGGCAGAGCGTCCAGTGTGGTCAATACCGCCTTTGAGCAGCGGGAGGTCTCCTGGACGCAAGAGAAAAAAGCCATTGCGGAAGCCGTGGCTGACTATATTCCGGATGGCTCCACGATATTTATCACGATTGGAACGACGGTTGAGCAGGTGGCGCGCGCGCTGCTCAACCATAATCATCTGCGCATTATCACCAATAGCCTGCGCGTCGCGCACATTCTTTATAACAACCCTCGCTTTGAAGTGATGGTGCCTGGCGGCACGCTGCGCCCGCATAATAGCGGCATTATCGGGCCCTCCGCGACGGCGTTTGTCGCGGGGTTCCGGGCGGACTATCTCGTCACCAGCGTAGGCGCGATAGAGAGCGATGGCGCGTTACTGGAGTTTGATGTCAACGAAGCCAGCGTAGTGAAAACCATGATGGCCCACTCGCGACATATTCTGCTGGCCGCCGATCATACGAAATACCATGCTTCTGCGGCGGTCGAGATCGGCAATGTGTCACAGATTACCGCTCTGTTTACGGACGAGTATCCCGGTCCGGCATTGCAGAATTTACTTCAATCCCAGCAAATCGACGTGGTTCAGGTGAGTCCTTCGCTGGGCGACGCCGTTTCAGCGTGA